The Vicia villosa cultivar HV-30 ecotype Madison, WI linkage group LG1, Vvil1.0, whole genome shotgun sequence genome includes a region encoding these proteins:
- the LOC131624373 gene encoding uncharacterized protein LOC131624373, with amino-acid sequence MKLTMPEAPKDHQPTGRIFVTLSEILALLTKQASRLKGKAKATMIRDGEWRIDLKAPKSVLLKLGKKKTTKKKQPEEEWRNGAIWQKEILMGGKCEPLDFSGVIYYDINGKQTTEFSLRSPRASPSPDYVTRR; translated from the coding sequence ATGAAGCTCACTATGCCGGAGGCACCGAAAGACCACCAACCGACCGGCCGAATCTTCGTAACATTATCGGAGATTCTCGCGTTACTTACAAAGCAAGCTAGCCGCTTAAAAGGAAAAGCGAAAGCAACGATGATCAGAGACGGCGAATGGAGGATCGATCTCAAGGCGCCGAAGTCGGTATTATTGAAACTCGGGAAGAAGAAGACCACGAAGAAGAAGCAGCCGGAGGAAGAATGGAGAAACGGCGCAATTTGGCAGAAGGAGATATTGATGGGAGGAAAATGCGAGCCGTTGGATTTTTCCGGCgttatttattatgatattaacgGTAAACAGACGACGGAGTTTTCTCTCCGGTCACCACGCGCTAGTCCTTCGCCGGATTATGTCACGCGCCGGTGA